A region of Salvia splendens isolate huo1 chromosome 17, SspV2, whole genome shotgun sequence DNA encodes the following proteins:
- the LOC121773520 gene encoding 4-hydroxy-tetrahydrodipicolinate reductase 2, chloroplastic-like, with translation MAFLARASLNSSFTTRREYINLQNPCIDLKNENTFANRLSCRTPIPKTSLVAMASSSAQSAAVVSTPEPRNSGTSIMVNGCAGKMGRAVLEAAMAAGLNPVPVALGVPEDAGKVLDFGGMQIEIHGPSDRESVLASTFNDYPDLIVVDYTVPAAVNDNAALYCKVGVPFVMGTTGGDRELLYKAVGDSNVYAVISPQMSKQVVAFLAAMEIMSEQFPGAFSGYDLKVMESHQASKLDVSGTAKAVISCFQKLGAKFDEEQVQLIRDPKLQVKMVGVPEEHLSGHAFHTYHLTSPDGTVNFEFQHNVCGRSIYAEGTVDATLFLAKKVRSKADKRIYDMIDVLRKGNMR, from the exons ATGGCATTTCTCGCGAGAGCCTCGTTAAACTCAAGCTTCACAACTCGTCGAGAATACATCAATCTGCAGAATCCATGCATTGATTTGAAAAACGAAAATACGTTTGCTAATAGATTGAGCTGCAGAACTCCCATTCCGAAAACATCTCTCGTCGCGATGGCAAGCAGCTCCGCGCAATCCGCCGCGGTGGTGTCTACGCCTGAGCCGAGGAATTCTGGAACTTCGATAATG GTAAATGGCTGTGCTGGGAAAATGGGGAGGGCTGTGCTTGAAGCCGCCATGGCTGCGGGGCTTAACCCGGTGCCTGTAGCGTTAGGCGTTCCTGAGGATGCAGGGAAGGTCCTGGATTTCGGTGGGATGCAGATTGAAATTCACGGTCCGTCTGACCGAGAATCTGTATTGGCTTCGACATTTAACGATTATCCGGACTTGATTGTAGTGGACTACACAGTGCCAGCTGCTGTGAATG ATAATGCTGCCCTCTATTGCAAAGTCGGGGTACCCTTTGTCATGGGAACTACTGGAGGAGACAGGGAGCTTCTGTATAAGGCAGTGGGTGACTCGAATGTGTATGCTGTGATATCCCCCCAAATGAGTAAACAG GTGGTAGCATTTCTTGCAGCCATGGAAATTATGTCAGAACAATTTCCTGGTGCTTTTTCTGGGTATGATCTAAAG GTAATGGAGTCTCATCAAGCTAGCAAGTTGGATGTTTCTGGAACTGCTAAGGCTGTCATCTCATGTTTCCAGAAACTGGGGGCTAAATTTGACGAAGAGCAG GTGCAACTAATAAGGGACCCTAAGTTACAAGTTAAGATGGTGGGTGTCCCTGAAGAACATTTGTCTGGTCATGCATTCCACACGTATCACCTAACATCACCCGATGGAAC GGTCAACTTTGAGTTTCAGCACAACGTGTGTGGTAGATCGATCTATGCAGAGGGTACTGTTGATGCCACTCTATTCCTCGCCAAGAAG GTGAGATCGAAAGCCGACAAACGGATTTATGATATGATTGATGTTCTTCGCAAGGGTAATATGAGATAA
- the LOC121773391 gene encoding G-type lectin S-receptor-like serine/threonine-protein kinase At4g27290: MFELSTMINATNGFSISNKLGEGGFGPVFKGLLEGQDIAVKRLSTTSLQGAHEFKNELICIAKLRLLGCCIQGEERMLVYEYMTNKSLDLILFDQVKRRMLDWPRRFDIINGIARGLTYLHQDPRLRVIHRDHKASNILLDSDMIPKISDFGLARICGGNETGAKTSRAVGTHGYMSPEYAVDGLFSVKSDVFSFGVLVLEIISGNSNRGFTLVNHRHNLLGHAWMLYKEERSLELADSCLEYSSYISQVARSIHVGL; this comes from the exons ATGTTTGAATTATCCACAATGATCAATGCTACTAATGGATTTTCAATCAGTAATAAGTTGGGAGAGGGTGGATTTGGGCCGGTTTTTAAG GGATTGCTGGAGGGACAGGACATTGCTGTGAAACGACTATCAACAACTTCCCTTCAAGGAGCACATGAGTTCAAGAATGAGTTAATCTGTATCGCCAAACTTCGGCTTTTAGGATGTTGCATTCAAGGAGAAGAAAGGATGCTCGTTTATGAATACATGACCAACAAAAGCCTCGACTTAATACTATTCG ATCAAGTGAAGAGAAGGATGCTAGACTGGCCAAGACGCTTCGATATTATTAATGGAATTGCAAGAGGCCTTACCTATCTTCATCAAGATCCCCGCCTTAGAGTTATCCATAGAGATCACAAAGCCAGTAATATATTACTAGACTCAGACATGATTCCTAAAATATCAGACTTTGGCCTTGCAAGAATATGTGGAGGCAACGAAACTGGAGCCAAAACAAGCCGAGCTGTAGGTACACA TGGCTACATGTCCCCGGAGTACGCTGTAGACGGTTTATTTTCAGTGAAATCGGACGTGTTTAGCTTTGGTGTTCTGGTGCTGGAAATTATAAGTGGCAATAGTAACAGAGGATTCACTCTGGTGAATCATCGCCACAACCTTCTTGGACAT GCATGGATGCTTTACAAAGAAGAAAGGTCACTTGAGCTAGCAGATTCTTGTTTGGAATATTCAAGCTATATATCACAAGTGGCGCGATCGATACATGTGGGTCTTTAG